In the genome of Notamacropus eugenii isolate mMacEug1 chromosome 5, mMacEug1.pri_v2, whole genome shotgun sequence, one region contains:
- the LOC140507201 gene encoding uncharacterized protein, translated as MNRKKQTKSEKTIESFYGDKGQNTNTKEVRAETVLPSETSEGTMNFSQAQLDYLEQLKKEIKEKLANDFKIIKKEFTDENITLKRKIEQMEKEVQKLTGENNSLKGRVNQTEKETQNLIGKIDQMEKETQNLTGKIGRMEKEVQKLNGENSSLKGKIGQKEKEMQKLTEENNTMKIRIGQVETNDSMRQQESVKQNQKNEKIEENVKYLIGKTTDLENRSRRENLRIIGLPETHDEEKSLDNIFQEIIKENCPEVLDPEGKIVIQRIHSSPPERDPKLKTPRNIVAKFQSYQVKEKILQAARKKQFKYQGHTVRITQDLAASTLKDRKNWNPIFRKAKELGLQPRINYPAKFSITFQARRKSFNEIRDFQSFLTKTPELNRQFDLQMQVSRES; from the coding sequence atgaatcggaaaaagcagacgaaaagtgaaaaaaccatagaatctttctatggggataagggccaaaacacaaacaccaaagaggtcagagctgagactgtacttccatctgaaacctcagaagggactatgaatttctcgcaagctcaactagattacctggaacagctgaagaaggaaataaaagaaaaactggctaatgattttaaaattataaaaaaagaattcactgatgagaacatcactctgaaaaggaaaattgaacaaatggaaaaggaagttcaaaaattaactggagagaataattccctaaaaggaagagttaatcaaacggaaaaggaaacccaaaacctgattgggaaaattgatcaaatggaaaaggaaacacaaaacctaactgggaaaattggtcgaatggaaaaagaagtacaaaaattaaatggagaaaatagctccttaaagggaaaaattggtcagaaggaaaaggagatgcaaaagttaactgaagaaaacaatacgatgaagattagaattgggcaagtagaaactaatgactcaatgaggcaacaagaatcagtcaaacaaaatcaaaagaatgaaaagatagaagaaaatgtaaaatatttaattggaaaaacaactgacctggaaaatagatccaggagagaaaatttaagaattattggcctgccagaaacccatgatgaagaaaagagtctggacaatatcttccaggaaatcatcaaggaaaactgcccagaagtactagacccagagggcaaaatagtcatccaaagaatccacagttcccctcccgaaagggatcccaaactcaaaaccccaagaaatatcgttgccaaattccagagctatcaagtgaaggagaaaatactacaagcagccagaaagaaacaattcaaatatcaaggacatacagtcaggatcacacaggaccttgcagcttccacattaaaagatcgaaagaattggaacccaatattccgtaaggcaaaggagttgggacttcagccaagaatcaactacccagcaaagttcagcataacatttcaggcaaggagaaagtcattcaatgaaataagggatttccagagcttcctgaccaaaacaccagaactcaatagacaatttgatcttcaaatgcaggtctccagagaatcataa